The stretch of DNA GGCGTACTGGACACGCGACCCGTCCAGAGAGACCTGCGGGGACGCACCCTGCGAGCCGTACTCCTTTATTGCAAACCCGGTCTTCGCACCGCACTCCCTGGATGAGATGAGGGAGGCCTATCTTTCGTTTTTCGAGCGGCACGGCCACACGCGGATCGAACGCTACCCGGTCGTCGCACGCTGGCGCGACGATATCTACCTGACCATCGCCTCGATCGCCGATTTCCAGCCCTTCGTGACGAACGGCCTTGTGCCGCCGCCGGCAAACCCCCTGACCATCTCGCAGCCCTGCATCAGGCTCAACGACCTCGACTCGGTGGGACGGTCCGGCCGGCACCTGACCCTCTTCGAGATGATGGCCCATCACGCCTTCAACTCGCCGGGTGAGGATATCTACTGGAAAGACCGGACCGTCGAACTCTGCGACGAGTTCCTCAGTTCGATCGGGGCCGACCTGAAACGGGTCACCTACAAGGAGCACCCCTGGATGGGCGGCGGCAACGCCGGCCCGTCGGTCGAAGTCCTGATCGGGGGCCTCGAGGTGGCGACCCTCGTCTTCATGAGCCTGACCAGGGTGCCAAACGACCAGGAACCGGTCGAACTCGAAGGCGTGCTCTACTATCCGATGAAGATGCGGATCGTCGACACCGGTTACGGGCTGGAGAGGCTCACCTGGGCCTCAAAAGGCTCTCCGACCGTTTACGACGCCGTGTTTCCCGAGATGGTCAGCCGCCTGATGCACGCCGCGGGCCTCGAACATCTCCTGGACAACAAGGAGTTCACGAAGATCCTGGGGCTCAACGCCAGGTTCGCCGGTCTCATGGACATCAGCGGCCCCAACCTCTTCCAGCTCCGCCGGAAGGTGGCGGCGGCGATCGACGTCCCGCAGGAGAAGCTCGACAAACTGATCACTCCGATCGAGAAGATCTACGCCATCGCCGACCACACCCGCTGCCTTGCCTATATGCTCGGCGACTGCGTCGTGCCCTCCAACGTGCGGGAAGGATACCTCGCCCGCCTCGTTCTGCGCCGAACCCTGCGGATGATGGCCGACCTCGACCTCAAGGACAACCTTGCCGACCTGGTCGAGATGCAGATCCGGATCATCGGCACCGACTCCTTCGAGCAGAGCATCGCCGGCGTGCGCGAGATCATCGACCGCGAGGTGGAGAAGTACGCCGCAACCCTCGCCCGCGGGGCGCGGATCGTCCAGCGGATCGCCCGCACCTACAAGAAGAAGAGCGAGCGCATCCCCCTGCAGGAAGTCGTCACCCTGTACGACTCCCACGGCATCCCGCCCGAGATGGTGAAGGACATCGCCGCACAGGAAGGGGCGGTCGTCGAGATCCCGGACAACTTCTACTCGCAGATCGCCGACCTTCACTCCGAGAACCTCCCGGAGAAGGCGGCCGAAGACCCGCTCGCAAAGTACCGCGAGCGGATCGCCGGCCTCCCGCCCACGAAGAAGGCCTACTACGATCAGCCGGCCGAAGTGGAGTTCGAGGCGATGGTCATCGACTACTTCGACGGCTGCGCCGTCCTCGACCAGACGCTCTTCTACCCTGAGGGCGGCGGTCAGCCGGCCGACACCGGCACGCTCGTCACCACCGAGACGATGGTCAGGGTCGAGGACACGATCAAGCTCGGCGAGGTGATCCTCCACCGCGTGAAAGGGGGCACCCTGAAGCGGGGCGACCGGGTGAAGGGGATCGTCGACGAAGAGCGGCGCTGGTCCTTAATGCGCCACCACACGGCGACGCACCTGATCCTCCGCGCCGCAAAGGAGGTGCTCGGCGCCCATATCCACCAGGCCGGCGCCCAGAAGGGGAGCGAGAGCGCCCGTATCGATATCAGGCACTTCAAGCACATCACCCCTGAGGAGATGAAGCGGATCGAGATCCGGGCGAACCAGATGGTGATGGAGAACGCCCCGGTCTATGTCTCCTGGGAGAACCGCACAAAGGCCGAGCAGAAGTACGGCTTCGGGCTCTACCAGGGAGGCGTCCCGCCGGGCCGGCAGATTCGGATCGTGCAGGTCGCAGGCGATATCGAGGCCTGCGCCGGCACCCACTGCCGCTCCACCGGCGAGATAGGCCCGATTGCCCTGCTCAAAGTCGAGCATATCCAGGACGGGATCGAGCGCCTTGAGTTCTCGGCCGGGATCGCGGCGATCACCGCGATACAGCACCTCAAGGATCTCATCGCCGTATCGGCCGAGACCCTTTCGGTCCAGCAGGAGAACCTCCCCGCGAGCGTGAACCGGTTCTTCACCGAGTGGAAGGAGCAGAGGAAAGAGATCGAGCGCCTCCAGCAGAAGGTCGTCGACCTCGAAGTCCAGCAGCTGGTCGCCGAGGAGATCGGCGGCTTTGGCGTCGTGATCAGGGAGGTCGACCTCCCGCCGCAGGAACTCGTCGCCCTCGCCTCGCGGATCTCGGAGGGCGGCGATATCGCGCTGCTCGCCGGGGGCAGAGAGCGCGTCCACGCCGTGATGGCCTCGCCGGTCGAGAGCCTGAACGCCGTCGAGGTGATCAGGGAGGTCTGTGAAGTCCTCGGCGGGAAAGGTGGCGGAAAACCACAGATTGCACAGGGCGGCGGCCCTGAGGTCGGGCGGATCGGAGAAGCCCTCGCCCGCGGCCGCGCCCTTATCGAGTCGAACCTGAATGGCTGAAGAGATCGTGGTGATGGAGCCCGGCGACGAGCGGGCGCAGCGGATCGCAAAGGCGATGGCGAGTCAGACGGCAAGCGATATCCTGTCTGCCCTCAGGGACGCACCCCTGAGCGCGGCCGAGATCGCCGACCGCCTCGCGATCCCCCTCACCACCCTGAAGTATCATGTCGAGAACCTGGCCGACGCCGGCCTGATCGAGGTCGTCAGGACGCGGTGGAGTTCGAAGGGGCGGGAGGTGAAGGTCTACGGCCTCACCTCACGGCTGATCATCGTCACGCCACCGGTGAAGGATATCAGGGCGATCCTGCTCAAGTATGCATCGCTCTTTGCGGTGGTCATCTTTGCGAGCATCGTCGTCGCCATGCTCATGCCCCTTCTGGGGGGCGGCGCCCCGGCGCAGGAGCCGCGGCTGATGGCCTTCGATGCAAAGGAGGCCATGGCCCCGACCGCTGGCGCCGGTGCTGTCCCGTCGGTCGCCCTCGATGCGGTCACCGCCTTCTTCCTGGGCGGGAGCACCGTGGTGCTGGCGCTGATGGTCTACGAGGTCTATCTCTATTTCACCTATTACCGGCGGAGAAGAGCGAGGGACTGATGCGGGGGAGATGACTCTTTTCTCCTGCTTTCTATTCTCATAGAAAACCCGAATTCTGCTTTTTTTCTCTTTGCCCTTTCACGCGGGTGATCCCCGGGGAGTCGTGCATACCCGACATAATCGTGACAGGGTGAATCATACAAAACCAAAAATAATCGGCGAGCCATAATAAGATTACAGGAGTAAAACGCCGGGGCAAAACCAGATCGCCGTGTGGGGGGGACGCACATGATGGAAAAGAGCAGATGGACCAGAGATCAGCCGTCAGATCATGGCCACAACAGAACCGGCGGCACAGAAAGCCTGATCTTCAGGTATCGGGGGATCATTCTGGCATGTGCAGTGCTATGTGCCGGAGCGTTTCTGACCCTGACTGTTCAGGCCGGAACCATCGCAGGCAACCGTGAGATCGCTCTTCATGATGAACCCCTCCTCAAAACGCCCGATTTCCCGGGCAACAGACAGCATCTGATCGGCCCCGTACATGCCGGGGCAGCAGGTGAACCGATCTCCCGGGATCTCCCTGCAGTATCAGACGCCGTCTTTGAGGGGCAGGATCAGGACGGTCCCGTTTCGATCGCCTGGCAGCGGTGTCTCGGGGGTTCGGACGATGAGCGGGCAAAATCCGTCCTTCAGACGGACGACGGCGGATATATCCTCATCGGAGAGACGGGGTCCACCGACGGCGATGTGAGCGGCAACCATGGCGGCTCTGATGTATGGGTGGTGAAACTGGATGCCACCGGAGCGATAGAGTGGGAGAGATGCCTCGGGGGAAGCGACCAGGACACCGCCTCCAGCATACAGCAGACCGACGACCGGGGGTACATCATTGCGGCGACCACCAGGTCCACTGACGGCGATGTGATCGGGCATCACGGCGGCACCAGTCCGGGAGGTATCATCGAGCGTGACGGATGGGTGATAAAACTCAACACCACAGGTGCGATAGAATGGCAGAGATGTCTCGGCGGGACCGGCGACGACAGAGCCGAATATGTACAACAGACGGCTGACGGAGGATATATTATTGCAGGATACGCAGCGTCATCTGATGGGGATCTGACCGGATCGTCGTCTGATACCTGCTGGGTGCTGAAGATTGGCCCTGAAGGGAAGATAGAGTGGCAGAAGCTCTTTGGCACCCTCATGTTCAACACGTGCGTACAGCAGACCGAGAACGGCGGGTATGTCGTATGCGGGTGGACGGCACTCGGGACACAGGGTATATTCGACGGATACGTGCTGAACCTCACTAGCACCGGTGCCGCCCGGTGGCAATCCGATATCGGGGGGATCCGCAGAGACTATGCCTACAGCATCAGGCAGACCGGCGATGGCGGATATATTGCTGCAGGGTCCACCACATCTGAGGACCTGGAGGGATATCACGGGAGCCCTGAACTCGACTCTCTGCCTGACGGGATGGCGGTCAAACTCAGTGCCGCCGGTACGGTAGATTGGCTGAGATGCCTCGGAGGGTCTGGCGATGACGGGTGTTCCAGCGTGGAGCAGACCGACGAAGGCGGATATATCCTCGCCGGGAGCACCGCATCGGACGACGGCGACGTGAGCGGCAACCACGGCGGCTATGATCTTTGGGTGGTGAAGGCGGATGCCGACGGCGGGATCGAATGGCAGCGGTGCCTGGGAGGATCGGCGGATGAGCGTGCCGGCAGCGCAGAGCAAACTGCGGACGGCGGATATATCCTCGCCGGGAGCACGGCATCGGACGACGGCGATGTGAGCGGCAACCACGGCGGCCATGACATCTGGGTGGTGAAACTGGAGAGCGCCGGCCCGCTGGCCTTTCCAGGGCAGAGAGATCCCCCCACCGACCCGGACGGCGACGGGCTGTACGAGGACGTCGACGGAAACGGCCTGATCGAATTCAATGACGTCATCGTCTACTACGAAAACATGGCGTTCATCAGGGAACACCAGCCCGTTGCAGCCTTCGATTACGACGGCAACAGGATGATCGGCTACAATGACGTGGTCACGCTGTACCAGATGGTGTGAGGACCATGAGTGTCAGGCCCATGCCAGAGCGCAAAAAAAAGATGAGGTTCAGACCAGATCGATATAATTTTTCAGCAGGCGCAGCCCCACCGCACCGCTCTTTTCCGGGTGGAACTGCACCCCATAGACCGACCCGTTCCGCACCGACGAGGCGAAGGGGCAGATGTATTCTGTCGTGGTCATCGTATGCGCCGGCGCCGCCGAAGCATAGTACGAGTGGACGAAATAGACGTACGAGCCGTCCGCAATCCCCTCGAAGAGCGGTTCGCCCTCCCGGACCTCGAGGGTGTTCCAGCCCATGTGCGGGACCTTCATCCCGGGCACCCGCGGGAACCGCCGGACATCGCCCGGGATCAGGCCGAGACCGGCCTGGAGCCCGCCCTCGTCAGAACTCTCCATGAGCATCTGCATCCCGAGACAGATCCCGAGCACCGGGACCTCCCGCGCCGCCGCCCGCACCGTGCCTTCGAGGGGGCCGAGCATCCCCATGCCGTCGCGAAAGGCCCCCACGCCCGGAAGGACCAGGGCGTCTGCCGCGGCGATCGCGGAGGTGTCGGCCGAGACCACCGCGCGGGCGCCGGCCTTTTCCAGGCCGCGCAGCACGCTGCGGAGGTTTCCAAGCCCGTAATCAATTATAACTATCGTCTTCATCTGATCCCGATCCTCTTCTTCTCCAGCCGTCGTCACTGACCCATGTCCCGGGAAGGCCGTGCTCCCCCTGCCATGAGCGCAGCTTCTCTTCCCAATCCTTCCAGAGGTCAGGATATGCCGCCCGGATCCGTTTCAGCACCGCGCGGTCGCTGGACGGACACATAAAGCATCCGATCCGATCGAGCCCTTCTGTGTAGAGACAGTTATAGGGGGCTCCCTCCCTGAAGATGTAGAGCCAGACGTGCAGGGCCGTCCAGTGCTGGATCGGGGCGGCCGAGATCTGGTTGCCGACGACCCGGTTCCGCCATATCCGCGGGCTGTTTTTTCTGGAGAGCGACTCGTACTTCCGCTGGCCGATGAAGGAGAGCGATTCGCCCCACCGTTCGGCAATGATCTTACTGACCGGCAGGAGCTTTGCGACGCTACAGCACCAGCGCGCGTCCACCGCCGGAGGGCCTTCTTTTCTGAAGTGCTCCCAGAACGTGTCTCCGGTCTCGGCCCGCACCACCTCGAGGCCGTAGCGCGCCGCCACCTCCCTCACGTTCGCATCGGTCTCCGGGAACTCAAGGCCGGTATCGGCGTAGAGGATCGGGACCGGCCCCATCTCCCTGAGCACCAGCAGGAGCGTCGCCAGACTGTCCTTGCCCCCGGAGTACGAGACGTTTATCGGGAGATGGGTGTGGCTCGCCCGGACGTTCCTGATGAAATCGAGCGATGCGCCCTCATACGTGTCCAGGATCTGTCTGTTGGCGGCGACGGCGTCGTCCCAGGATGCAGGCCCGGGACTGGCGTCGGCCGGTGCGGCTTTACGCGTCCTGACGATGGCCCCCCGTGTCATCGTCCTCGCCTCTGCAGCGTCCACCTTCGCCCTGCCGACGCCGATGCATTCTCCGCTCTTCGAGAGGATGAACACCTCGTCGCCGGCCCGGACGGCGTCTTCGATCTCGACGAGGCCGGGGGCGAGGAGGCTTGAACCCTCCCTGATTGAGGCTACGGCGCCGTCATCGGCGACGACATACCGCTTTGTCGGGACAAGATAGCGGGCGGCGGCCGGCCGCGGCAGGGGCTCCCATTCGCCTTTTTCCGGGAGATACCGGATCGCCGCAACAATGGCGCCGCCGAGAACGATCTCCTCCATCCTGTCGATCTCGGGCACCTTGTTCAGGACGGCGAGATGCCCTTCGGGGATGAGGGGGGCGCCGAAGTGGTCGGTGAAGATCTCGTTGACGAGATCGATGTCCGCCCTGAACGCTGGGCGTGCGTCGCCCGGCGGGGTGATGGCGACCGGACGTGTCTCTGATCCGCAGGCGCAGGTTGTGCCGAGAACGGGAGTGTGGCAGGTATCGCACCAGTTCAGATGTATTTTTCCCAGATATGACGGACGCATTGGCAGTACTGTTTGACGGATCAGGTCAAAAAGATCGGGGTATGTATAGACGGTGCGTACGAAAAGAAAGGATTACGACGCCGGCAGGATCGGCCTTCGGGCGAGCGATGCAAAATCCGCCCTGCTGCCGGTCATGGTGGGCGCCGCTTTCGCATGGTTAATAAACCAATAATTATCATGGATCATCATGAGGGATTTGGGTGAATGAACTAATATTCCTGATAGCGTTTCCAACGATAATCGCATTCATCCTGTTATTGTTGTCGAATAACCGGATTAGATATGCAATCGTTGCACTCGCCGCACTGGTCATCTCTGCGGCGTCCATCTATCTTCTCGCAACCTCATATGCGCGGGGTACGGTCTATTACACCGTTCCCTTTGAGCCAGCGAGTCAGATGATGTTCGCCATCGAGATGGGGATCGCACTCCTGCTTCTCTGGCTCGGGATCAGGTTCAAACAATATATTGCCGTTCTCCTGGTGCTTGCACAGTCGGCCCTGATGGTCTACTACGAGTTTGCGATGAGCCATGGAATGGACCCGGTCAAAAACCTCTTTTTCGACCAGTTCTCCATCATCATGGCGATGATCATCGGGATCATCGGCAGTCTCATCGCCGTCTACGCCGTCAGCTACATGCAGACCTACCACGGCCATCACCCCGAAGTTCGGGACCGGCGGCGGTTCTTCTTCTTCGTGACGTTCATCTTCCTTGCGGCGATGTTCGGCCTTGTCTTCTCGAACAACCTCCTATGGGTCTTTTTCTTCTGGGAGCTCACGACGCTGGCGTCGTTCCTTCTCATCGGCTACGCCGAGAGCGAGGAAGCGACGAACAACGCCTTCCTTGCCCTGAAGATGAACCTGCTCGGAGGGATCGCCTTTGCCGGTGCCATCATATATCTCGCCTCGGCCGATCCTGCCGGCGGTCTGCTCGAACTCGATACCCTCATCGCTTCGGGCCAGGCAGTGGCAATCGTCCCTGCCGTGCTGATCAGCTTTGCGGGGCTGACGAAAGCCGCACAGATGCCCTTTTCCGGATGGCTTGTCGGGGCGATGGTCGCCCCGACGCCGGTCTCGGCCCTCCTGCACTCGAGCACGATGGTCAAGGCCGGTGTGTATATCATCGTCCGTTTCGCTCCTGTGCTCGCCGGCAGTCTCGCCGGGGTCTCGATCGCCATGGTCGGCGCCGTCACGTTCCTTGTGGCGTCCGGGATCGCAATCTCCCAGAGCAATGCAAAGAAAGTGCTGGCATACTCGACGATTGCAAACCTCGGGCTGATCGTCGCCTGCGCGGGCGTCGGCACCTACAAACTCGTCTGGGCCGCGATCCTCCTGATCATCTTCCACGCCATCGCAAAATCCCTCCTCTTCCTCTGCGTCGGGACGGTGGAGCACCGCACCGGCAGCCGGGACATCGAGGACATGGACGGACTCATCGTCCGCATGCCGCGGCTCGCCGCCATGATGTTCGTCGGCATCGCCGGCATGTTCCTCGCCCCGTTCGGCATGCTCATATCGAAGTGGGCGGCGATCGAGGGGTTCATCGATGCACCCTTCGGCCTGATCTTCGTCACCATCCTCGCCTTCGGCGGTGCCGTGACGGTCTTCTTCTGGTCGAAGTGGATGGGCAAGATCATCTCGGTCACGCCGTACGGCGAGAATATCGAGGGGACGATCTCGCGCCAGAAGTGGGTCGTGCTCACCACCCTCACGGCGCTGACCGTGCTCGCCGCACTCTTCTTCCCGCTCATCTCGTCAGGGCTTATCGAGCCCTATCTCCTCGGGACATTCGGCGAGACGGCGCGGCTTGCGCAGGACAACATCATCATCATGGCCCTGATGATCTCGCTCCTGCTGATACTGCCGTTCTCCCTCCCGTTTTACGCAAAGGGAGGAAAAAAGATGCCCGCATACATGTGTGGACGGCCGGTGACGACCGACCTGAAATTTGCCGGTTCTGCCGGCATTGAGCGGACGATGACAACGCGCAACTACTACTTCACCGAGTACTTCGGCGAGGGCAAACTCCTGCGTGTGGCAAATCCGCTCTGCATCCTGCTGATCCTGCTCGCAGGGGCGATCCTGGCGGGGGCGATCCTGTGACCTCGGTTGTCATGGCAATCGTCTACCTGATCCTCGCTCCCGTTCTCGGCGGGCTGATCGCCGGGATCGACCGGAAGATCACCGCACGGATGCAGGGGAGAGTCGGGCCGCCGATCCTCCAGCCCTTCTATGACGTGGCAAAGCTCTTCGAGAAGGAGGACGTCACCGTCACCCCCTCGCAGAACTTCTACATCCTCTCGTACCTGGTCTTCATGGCCGTGACAGGCGCCCTCTTCTTTGCCGGAGAGGACCTGCTGCTCGTGATCTTCGCCTTTACCCTGGCCCACATCTTCATCGTGCTCGGGGCGTACGCCGCCTACTCGCCGTACAGCTATGTGGGGGCCGAGCGGGAGCTGATCACCCTGATGGCCTATGAGCCGATGATCATCCTCACCGCCATCGGGCTCTATCTGGTCACCGGGAGCTTCTATGTGGAGACGATCGCCACATCGCAGGTGCCGGTGATCCTCTACCTGCCGGGCGTCTTCCTGGGCTTCCTGACGGTGCTGACGATCAAACTGAGAAAATCGCCCTTCGACATCTCGACCTCGCACCACGCCCACCAGGAACTGGTGAAGGGGCTGACCACGGAGTTCTCCGGGGCGACCCTGGGGAAGATCGAGATCGCCCACTGGTACGAGACGGTGGTGCTCCTCGGGATTGTGTACCTCTTCTTCGGGTTCAACCCGCTGCTGGGGCTCGCCGTCATCGTTGTCGCCTACATCCTGGAGATCTTCATCGACAACACCTTCTCGCGGATGAAGTGGCAGATGACCATGAAGAGCGGATGGGGTTCTGCCGCAATACTCGGGTTCCTTAACCTCGTCGTCCTTTATTACTTCTATCTGGGGGTGTGAAACGATGGCATATCTGAAAAAATCACCATGGCTCCTCCATTATGACGCCTCAAGCTGCAACGGCTGCGATATCGAGGTGCTCGCCTGTCTCACCCCGCTGTACGACGTGGAGCGGTTCGGGATCATCAACACCGGCAACCCGAAACACGCCGATGTCTTCGTGATCACCGGCGGGGTCAACGAGATGAACCGGCAGGTCGTGAAAAACATCTACGAACAGATGCCCGACCCGAAGGTCGTCGTCGCCGTGGGCATCTGCGCCGCGACCGGCGGCGTCTTCAGGGAGTGCTACAACGTCGCCGGGGGCGTCGACGAGGTGATCCCGGTGGACGTCTATGTGCCGGGCTGCGCCGCGCGTCCCGAGTCGATCATCGACGGGATCGTGAAGGCGCTCGGGATTCTTGAGGAGAAACGAGCGAAAATGAAGGGACAGGAGGGATCGGCATGATAGAAGACGAACCGATAACGACGATCGACCAGGGCGACCTGCTTGCACGGGTCAGGACATACCGCGAGGCAGGTTTCCGCCTGGTCCAGGTCAGCTGCACAAAAATCGAAGAGACCTTCGAGATCACCTACTGTTTCGACAAAGACAACCGTCTCGAGAGCCTGCGCATCACCGTCCCGGTCGGGACGACGCTCCCGAGCATCTCAGGGATCTACTGGGGGGCGTTCATCTACGAGAACGAGATGCACGACTTCTTCGGGGTCGAGGTCACCGGTATAAACGTCGATTACAAGGGGAACCTGCTGAAGACGGCGAAAAAGTACCCGTTCAGCAACGTCACCTTCAGGGGGGAGGTCACATGTCAAAAGAAATAGTCATGCCCTTTGGCCCGCAGCACCCGGTCCTTCCTGAGCCGATCCATCTCGACCTCGTCATCGAGGACGAGAAGGTGAAGGAGGCCCTGCCCTCCATCGGGTATATCCATCGCGGTCTTGAGACCCTCGTTGAGAAGAGAGAGTATCCCGAATACGTCTATATCGCCGAACGGATCTGCGGGATCTGCAGTTTCATCCACGGCGCCACCTACTGCCAGGGCGTCGAGGCGGTGATGAACGTCGAGGTGCCCGAACGCGCCCTCTACCTCCGGACGATCTGGTCGGAGTACTCGAGGCTCCACTCCCATCTCCTCTGGCTCGGGCTCTTTGCCGACGGCATGGGGTTCGAGAACCTCTTCATGGACGCCTGGCGGCTGCGCGAGCATATCCTGGACGACCTCGAGGCGACCACCGGCGGCCGCGTGATCCAGGGGAGTTGCAAGGTGGGCGGGGTCCGGCGGGACATCGACGCCGAGAAACTCGACGAGATGGCGAACGGCCTCGAAACGATGAGAGGGGAACTCACCGATATGGTGGGCGTCTTTTTGAACGACAGCTCGGTGAAGTCCAGGCTGAGAAACATCGGCATCCTCTCGAAAGAGGATGCCTATGCAGACGGGGCGGTCGGCCCGGTGCTCAGGGCGAGCGGAGTCGCTTCCGACGCCCGGATGCTCGGCTACGCCGCCTACGACCGCCTCCATTTCACGCCGGTGGTCGAGGACGGCTGCGACTGTTATGCCCGCTGCGCCGTCAGGGCAAAGGAGATGTACGCTTCGATCGACCTGATCAAAGAGGCGGTCCAGAAGATACCTGACGGCCCGATCGAGGTGAAGGTGACCGGGAAGCCCGACGGCGAGTACTTCGCCAGGGCCGAACAGCCCCGCGGCGAGGTGGTCCATTACGTGAAGGGGAACGGCACGCGCAACCTCGCCCGCCACCGGGTGCGCACCCCGACGATCACGAACATCCCGCCGATGGTGAAGATGCTGGCCGGCTGCGAACTCGCCGACGTCCCGGTGATCGTGCTCTCGATCGACCCGTGCATCGGCTGCTGCGAGAGGTGATCTGATATGGCATACTTTGAGATGGCAAAAACGGTGTTGAAATCGGTCCTCCACGGCCCGGCCACCATCCGCTACCCGGCACAGCCCGCGAAGATCACCCCGATCTCGCGGGGCCACGTAACGATCGATCCGTCGACGTGCATCTCCTGCGGGATGTGCATGCGCAAGTGCCCGTCGGACGCGATCTGCGTCTCGCGCGAGGAGAAGACCTGGGAGATCGATGTGCTCCGCTGCCATGTCTGCAACTGCTGCGTGGAGGTCTGCCCGGTGCACTGCCTCACGATGGAGACGCAGTACTCCTCTGCGGTCACGGTCCATGAGGGGCGCCATCTGGTGAAGATCACCTACGTGAAGCCCGAGCGGCCCGCGAAGCCCGAAGCCGGTCCGAAGGAATCGGCCGGATCTTCGTGAGCAAACCCTCCATCTTTTTTTCACCGTTGTTCTGGTCTGCCGGTGCCCGCGGCCCTAGATGATCAACCATATATGAACTCACCGCACACCTATA from Methanofollis liminatans DSM 4140 encodes:
- a CDS encoding NADH-quinone oxidoreductase subunit C; protein product: MIEDEPITTIDQGDLLARVRTYREAGFRLVQVSCTKIEETFEITYCFDKDNRLESLRITVPVGTTLPSISGIYWGAFIYENEMHDFFGVEVTGINVDYKGNLLKTAKKYPFSNVTFRGEVTCQKK
- a CDS encoding hydrogenase large subunit, which codes for MSKEIVMPFGPQHPVLPEPIHLDLVIEDEKVKEALPSIGYIHRGLETLVEKREYPEYVYIAERICGICSFIHGATYCQGVEAVMNVEVPERALYLRTIWSEYSRLHSHLLWLGLFADGMGFENLFMDAWRLREHILDDLEATTGGRVIQGSCKVGGVRRDIDAEKLDEMANGLETMRGELTDMVGVFLNDSSVKSRLRNIGILSKEDAYADGAVGPVLRASGVASDARMLGYAAYDRLHFTPVVEDGCDCYARCAVRAKEMYASIDLIKEAVQKIPDGPIEVKVTGKPDGEYFARAEQPRGEVVHYVKGNGTRNLARHRVRTPTITNIPPMVKMLAGCELADVPVIVLSIDPCIGCCER
- a CDS encoding 4Fe-4S dicluster domain-containing protein, with the protein product MAYFEMAKTVLKSVLHGPATIRYPAQPAKITPISRGHVTIDPSTCISCGMCMRKCPSDAICVSREEKTWEIDVLRCHVCNCCVEVCPVHCLTMETQYSSAVTVHEGRHLVKITYVKPERPAKPEAGPKESAGSS